A window of the Acidovorax sp. YS12 genome harbors these coding sequences:
- a CDS encoding arabinose transporter, translating to MPSHAPPGVNVFLRLLPITLAVFIGFLAIGLPLPVLPLHVHDGLGLSPLVVGVVIGAQFAAALLSRAWAGHLADTRGARRAVVTGLLVSASAGLAYLASLACATPAASAGVLLLGRVLLGCGESLVVTGALSWGVGLAGPQNAGKVMAWVGIAMYGAYALGAPAGVAVHAAHGFAGIAAASCLAPLLALGAVWGVRAVAPTAARRTPFYRVLGSVWLPGLGLALSSVGFGVLTAFIALLFAAKGWGNAGLAFTAFGLAFIGARLVFGHLPDRLGGARVALACVVVEAVGQLLIWGADTAALAYLGAALTGFGYSLAFPGFGVEAVRRAPPQSRGVAMGAYVAFLDIALGITGPALGAVAGAWNVGAVYLAGAVAVGLSLLVAVGLLAAPLPGGRHA from the coding sequence ATGCCTTCCCATGCGCCACCCGGCGTCAATGTCTTTCTTCGGCTGCTGCCCATCACGCTGGCGGTCTTCATTGGTTTCCTCGCCATCGGCCTGCCGCTGCCGGTGCTGCCCCTGCACGTGCACGACGGGCTGGGCCTGAGCCCCCTGGTGGTGGGCGTGGTCATCGGCGCGCAGTTCGCCGCCGCGCTGCTGTCGCGCGCCTGGGCGGGCCACCTGGCCGACACCCGGGGCGCCAGGCGCGCCGTGGTCACGGGCCTGCTCGTCTCGGCCAGTGCGGGCCTCGCCTACCTGGCGTCGCTGGCTTGCGCCACGCCCGCCGCCTCGGCCGGGGTGCTGCTGCTGGGGCGCGTGCTGCTGGGCTGCGGCGAGAGCCTGGTCGTCACCGGCGCGCTGAGCTGGGGCGTGGGCCTGGCCGGGCCGCAGAACGCGGGCAAGGTGATGGCCTGGGTGGGCATCGCCATGTACGGCGCCTACGCCCTGGGCGCCCCGGCGGGCGTGGCCGTGCATGCGGCCCACGGCTTCGCGGGCATTGCCGCCGCGAGCTGCCTGGCCCCGCTGCTGGCGCTGGGCGCGGTGTGGGGCGTGCGGGCGGTGGCGCCCACGGCGGCGCGGCGCACGCCGTTCTACCGCGTGCTGGGCAGCGTCTGGCTGCCCGGGCTGGGGCTGGCGCTGTCCAGCGTGGGCTTCGGCGTCCTCACCGCCTTCATCGCCCTGCTGTTCGCGGCCAAGGGCTGGGGCAACGCGGGCCTGGCGTTCACGGCGTTCGGCCTGGCCTTCATCGGCGCGCGCCTGGTCTTCGGCCACCTGCCCGACCGGCTGGGCGGCGCGCGCGTCGCGCTCGCCTGCGTGGTCGTCGAGGCCGTGGGGCAGTTGCTGATCTGGGGCGCCGACACGGCCGCCCTGGCCTACCTGGGCGCGGCCCTGACGGGGTTCGGCTACTCGCTGGCGTTTCCCGGCTTCGGCGTGGAGGCGGTGCGCCGCGCGCCGCCGCAGAGCCGGGGCGTGGCCATGGGCGCCTACGTGGCGTTCCTGGACATCGCGCTGGGCATCACCGGCCCGGCCCTGGGCGCGGTGGCCGGCGCCTGGAACGTGGGCGCGGTGTACCTGGCCGGCGCCGTGGCCGTGGGCCTGTCGCTGCTGGTGGCCGTGGGCCTGCTGGCGGCGCCGCTGCCGGGAGGCCGCCATGCGTGA
- a CDS encoding siderophore-interacting protein produces MRDATPPRTARALAEVLAARTLTPHMRRITLGGAEVARFLQADGIGAPAAWVKVFLPCGTGRAYTLRHIDRAAGTLDVDFVLHGHGPASGPASAWAAQARAGERVGIAGPRGGGFALPADARWVLLAGDATALPALQRIASALPAHVQAKVYAEVPKAADQQPIDSPARLRTEWFTERQAPGLALCQALLHRPLPPGPGYLWMAGESQAMRTLRQHYLQAREMEPRRLHAQGYWKAGQADHREG; encoded by the coding sequence ATGCGTGACGCGACCCCGCCCCGCACGGCGCGCGCGCTGGCCGAGGTGCTGGCCGCCCGCACGCTCACGCCGCACATGCGGCGCATCACGCTGGGCGGCGCCGAGGTCGCCCGCTTCCTGCAGGCGGACGGCATCGGCGCGCCAGCCGCCTGGGTGAAGGTGTTCCTGCCCTGCGGCACGGGCCGCGCCTACACCCTGCGGCACATCGACCGCGCGGCGGGAACGCTGGACGTGGACTTCGTCCTGCACGGGCACGGCCCGGCATCCGGCCCGGCCTCGGCCTGGGCCGCCCAGGCGCGGGCCGGGGAGCGCGTCGGCATCGCGGGGCCGCGCGGCGGCGGCTTCGCGCTGCCCGCCGACGCCCGCTGGGTGCTGCTCGCCGGGGACGCCACCGCCCTGCCGGCCCTGCAGCGCATCGCCAGCGCGCTGCCCGCGCACGTGCAGGCCAAGGTGTACGCCGAGGTGCCCAAGGCCGCCGACCAGCAGCCCATCGACAGTCCCGCCCGGCTGCGCACGGAATGGTTCACCGAACGCCAGGCCCCGGGCCTGGCCCTGTGCCAGGCGCTGCTGCACCGCCCGCTGCCCCCGGGGCCGGGCTATTTGTGGATGGCGGGGGAGTCGCAGGCCATGCGCACCCTGCGGCAGCACTACCTGCAGGCGCGCGAGATGGAACCCCGGCGCCTGCATGCCCAGGGGTACTGGAAGGCCGGCCAGGCCGACCACCGCGAGGGCTGA
- a CDS encoding LysR family transcriptional regulator, whose translation MIDRPLDLDAVQAFVRIAELGSFTRTADALGATQAAVSLKLKRLEARLGVRLIERTPRHVQLSAQGAAFLGHARALLEAHARALAAGATARERLAVGISDHVAGLELPALIARMNAQAPQLLIEIRIASSGELLQRFDRRELDAAIVRLDAGRGDGELLAEEPFGWFAAPGWQPRAGEPLPLATMAAPCGVRALAGQVLDAAGVPWTEVFTGGGIAAVAAAVMAGLGVAALAPRMLPLGAEDVGRRLGLPALPRLPVLLHTRVRAGRPRDALDALATAFRSAVRA comes from the coding sequence ATGATTGACCGCCCCCTCGACCTCGACGCCGTCCAGGCCTTCGTCCGTATCGCCGAACTGGGCAGCTTCACCCGCACCGCCGACGCCCTGGGCGCCACGCAGGCGGCCGTGAGCCTCAAGCTCAAGCGGCTGGAGGCGCGGCTGGGCGTGCGGCTGATCGAGCGCACGCCGCGCCACGTGCAGCTTTCCGCGCAGGGCGCGGCCTTTCTCGGCCATGCGCGCGCCCTGCTGGAGGCGCACGCGCGCGCGCTGGCCGCGGGTGCCACGGCGCGCGAGCGCCTGGCCGTGGGCATCAGCGACCACGTGGCGGGGCTGGAGCTGCCCGCGCTCATCGCGCGCATGAACGCCCAGGCGCCGCAGTTGCTGATCGAGATCCGCATCGCTTCGTCGGGCGAGCTGCTGCAGCGCTTCGACCGGCGCGAGCTGGACGCCGCCATCGTGCGCCTGGACGCGGGCCGTGGCGATGGCGAGCTGCTGGCCGAGGAGCCCTTCGGCTGGTTCGCCGCGCCGGGCTGGCAGCCGCGCGCGGGCGAGCCGCTGCCGCTGGCCACGATGGCCGCGCCCTGCGGCGTGCGCGCGCTGGCCGGGCAGGTGCTCGACGCGGCGGGCGTGCCGTGGACGGAGGTGTTCACCGGCGGCGGCATCGCCGCCGTGGCCGCCGCCGTCATGGCCGGCCTGGGCGTGGCCGCGCTGGCGCCGCGCATGCTGCCGCTGGGGGCCGAGGACGTGGGCCGCAGGCTCGGGCTGCCCGCCCTGCCGCGCCTGCCGGTGCTGCTGCACACGCGGGTGCGCGCCGGGCGGCCGCGCGACGCGCTGGATGCGCTGGCCACTGCGTTCCGGAGCGCGGTGCGCGCGTGA
- a CDS encoding tautomerase family protein: MPLVHIALRAGKPPAYRQALCDGVYHALQETFDVPEDDQFMAITEHEAANFRYGAAYLGVARSDDLVFIQITASATRTAAQKKALYRRIAERLGQQPGLRPEDVFVNLVEVARENWSLGLGQAQYAEEFR; this comes from the coding sequence ATGCCCCTCGTTCACATCGCCCTGCGCGCCGGCAAGCCGCCGGCCTACCGGCAAGCGCTCTGCGACGGCGTGTACCACGCGCTGCAGGAGACCTTCGACGTGCCCGAGGACGACCAGTTCATGGCCATCACCGAGCACGAGGCCGCCAACTTCCGCTACGGCGCGGCCTACCTGGGCGTGGCGCGCAGCGACGACTTGGTGTTCATCCAGATCACCGCCAGCGCCACCCGCACGGCGGCGCAGAAGAAGGCGCTGTACCGGCGCATCGCCGAGCGGCTCGGCCAGCAGCCCGGCCTGCGGCCCGAGGACGTGTTCGTGAACCTCGTCGAGGTGGCCCGGGAGAACTGGTCTCTGGGCCTCGGGCAGGCGCAGTACGCCGAGGAATTTCGATAA
- a CDS encoding AraC family transcriptional regulator, which yields MTLQASVSMSWVNTVLAAGERAGVPRARLLAQAGIAPAELARERWPIDHITRLWRAAAHCTQDAGFGLKAGALVGPGSFNVVSYLLQSAPSLRGAIGVVQQYQRLISDGGRFQMIAGAQAGWVVYHPRQGALAFSPHQIEAVLAAVVAFSRWVTGQAVRPLQVQFSQPRVGPLAGYREAFGCPVAFEQAFSGVLLDNALLDAPLPQADAQLARLHHQYAAQRLAVLHEGGALAQELRAWIAAALPGRVPTRAEAAQALGLSERTLARRMRAQQLSFSALRDAVRREAALQAVAQPGRALADIGQALGFAEPAVFWRAFKRWTGCTPVQWRARQGAEP from the coding sequence TTGACTTTGCAGGCCAGCGTATCGATGAGCTGGGTGAACACCGTGCTCGCGGCGGGCGAGCGCGCCGGGGTGCCGCGCGCGCGCCTGCTGGCGCAGGCCGGCATTGCCCCGGCCGAGCTGGCGCGCGAGCGCTGGCCCATCGACCACATCACGCGGCTGTGGCGCGCGGCGGCGCACTGCACGCAGGACGCGGGCTTTGGCCTCAAGGCCGGGGCGCTGGTGGGGCCGGGCAGCTTCAACGTGGTGAGCTACCTGCTGCAGTCCGCGCCCAGCCTGCGCGGGGCGATCGGCGTGGTGCAGCAGTACCAGCGCCTGATCAGCGACGGCGGGCGCTTCCAGATGATCGCGGGCGCGCAGGCGGGCTGGGTGGTCTACCACCCGCGCCAGGGCGCGCTGGCGTTCAGCCCGCACCAGATCGAGGCGGTGCTGGCGGCGGTGGTGGCGTTCTCGCGCTGGGTCACGGGCCAGGCCGTGCGCCCGCTGCAGGTGCAGTTCAGCCAGCCGCGCGTGGGGCCGCTGGCGGGCTACCGCGAGGCCTTCGGCTGCCCGGTGGCGTTCGAGCAGGCGTTCAGCGGCGTGCTGCTGGACAACGCGCTGCTCGACGCGCCCCTGCCCCAGGCCGACGCGCAACTGGCGCGCCTGCACCACCAGTACGCGGCGCAGCGCCTGGCGGTGCTGCACGAGGGCGGCGCGCTGGCGCAGGAGCTGCGCGCCTGGATCGCCGCCGCGCTGCCCGGCCGCGTGCCCACGCGCGCCGAGGCCGCGCAGGCGCTGGGCCTGAGCGAGCGCACGCTGGCGCGGCGCATGCGGGCGCAGCAGCTGAGCTTCTCGGCGCTGCGGGACGCCGTGCGGCGCGAGGCCGCGCTGCAGGCCGTGGCGCAGCCCGGGCGCGCGCTGGCCGACATTGGCCAGGCGCTGGGCTTTGCCGAGCCGGCGGTGTTCTGGCGCGCGTTCAAGCGCTGGACGGGGTGCACGCCGGTGCAGTGGCGTGCGCGGCAGGGTGCGGAGCCTTGA
- a CDS encoding FAD-dependent oxidoreductase, producing the protein MATQHSDAVVLGGGLAGIVAALELLRAGQRVTLVDRDTPERFGGLALWAFGGMALVGTPLQAKMKIPDTPERALADWLRFGELGPEDHWPRAWARHYVEHSRAQVHDWLVQEGVKFMPAVNWVERGLHGDGNSLPRYHIVWGTARELTRCLVAALRRAGEGGMLTLLHGHRATALERQNGRIAGAIAVNEATGEEVRLQAPVVVLAMGGINGGHEETRANWPPGRPQPAAMLNGAHPFADGKLHRHAATLGAQITHAGEMWNYAAGFPHPFPHFDGHGLSAIPCKSALWLNHRGERIGPEPLVTGFDTHWLCQRVAQQEKPWTWHLLNWRIAAKEFAISGAEHNQRIRDRQFPLFLKETLLGNHRLVRQMQRQSPHFLVDDTLAGLAAKMNALTCSLDVAPEALQATADAFDANFAHGSKLHNDDQIRRILHARQWGPDKLRTCAPAPLQQPGAGPFIAIQMQLITRKSLGGLQTDLQSRVLDGAGQPIGGLYCVGEAAGFGGGGANGKRSLEGTFLPGCILTGRAAARAIAAGG; encoded by the coding sequence ATGGCAACCCAACATTCCGACGCCGTCGTCCTCGGCGGCGGCCTGGCCGGCATCGTGGCCGCGCTGGAGCTGCTGCGCGCGGGCCAGCGCGTCACGCTGGTGGACCGCGATACGCCCGAACGCTTCGGCGGCCTGGCCCTGTGGGCCTTCGGCGGCATGGCGCTGGTGGGCACACCGCTGCAGGCGAAGATGAAGATCCCCGACACGCCCGAGCGCGCGCTGGCCGACTGGCTGCGCTTTGGCGAACTCGGGCCCGAGGACCATTGGCCCCGCGCCTGGGCGCGCCACTACGTAGAGCACTCGCGCGCCCAGGTGCACGACTGGCTGGTGCAGGAGGGCGTGAAGTTCATGCCCGCCGTGAACTGGGTGGAGCGCGGGCTGCACGGCGACGGCAACAGCCTGCCGCGCTACCACATCGTCTGGGGCACCGCGCGCGAACTCACACGCTGCCTGGTGGCTGCGCTGCGCCGCGCGGGCGAAGGCGGCATGCTCACGCTGCTGCACGGCCACCGCGCCACGGCACTGGAGCGGCAGAACGGCCGCATCGCGGGCGCCATCGCCGTCAACGAGGCCACGGGCGAGGAAGTGCGCCTGCAAGCGCCCGTGGTAGTGCTGGCCATGGGCGGCATCAACGGAGGGCACGAGGAAACGCGCGCCAACTGGCCCCCGGGCAGGCCGCAACCCGCCGCCATGCTCAACGGCGCGCACCCCTTCGCCGACGGCAAGCTGCACCGCCACGCCGCCACGCTGGGCGCGCAGATCACCCACGCGGGCGAGATGTGGAACTACGCGGCGGGCTTTCCGCACCCATTCCCGCATTTCGACGGGCACGGCCTGTCGGCCATTCCGTGCAAGTCGGCGCTGTGGCTGAACCACCGGGGCGAGCGCATCGGCCCCGAGCCGCTGGTGACCGGCTTCGACACGCACTGGCTGTGCCAGCGCGTGGCGCAGCAGGAAAAGCCCTGGACCTGGCACCTGCTCAACTGGCGCATCGCGGCCAAGGAGTTCGCCATCTCCGGCGCCGAGCACAACCAGCGCATCCGCGACAGGCAGTTCCCGCTGTTCCTCAAGGAAACGCTGCTGGGCAACCACCGCCTGGTGCGGCAGATGCAGCGGCAAAGCCCGCATTTCCTGGTGGACGACACGCTGGCCGGGCTGGCCGCGAAGATGAATGCGCTGACCTGCTCGCTCGACGTGGCACCCGAGGCATTGCAGGCCACGGCCGATGCGTTCGACGCCAACTTCGCCCACGGCAGCAAGCTGCACAACGACGACCAGATCCGCCGCATCCTGCACGCGCGCCAGTGGGGGCCGGACAAGCTGCGCACCTGCGCGCCCGCGCCGCTGCAACAACCCGGCGCGGGGCCGTTCATCGCCATCCAGATGCAGCTCATCACGCGCAAGAGCCTGGGCGGGCTGCAAACGGATTTGCAAAGCCGCGTGCTCGACGGCGCGGGCCAGCCCATCGGCGGCCTGTACTGCGTGGGCGAGGCGGCGGGCTTCGGCGGCGGCGGGGCCAATGGCAAGCGCTCGCTGGAGGGCACCTTCCTGCCCGGCTGCATCCTCACGGGCCGGGCGGCGGCGCGCGCCATCGCGGCCGGCGGCTGA
- a CDS encoding bile acid:sodium symporter family protein, with translation MQGDIVSGVLLPLILAFIMFSLGLGLTPADFRRILAQPRALLVGVACHFVLLPLVCYLMLTLLGMGGVFAVGFMILAACPTGSTSNLLTYLARGDVALALSFTAVASVLTIFTLPLVVTWALGHFLGAARAVDVPVGLMMGQVALVLGVPVSLGMWVRRRFAAWALRFEPRATKVATVLFVLIVVLAVAKNWALLVDNFGSLAPFAVVLNLSMLTLGFAVAWAARLSYRQSVTLGIETAVQNAALALVIASTVLKDDAMAIPGALYGVLMYAGGLVFALAMRRFGHGRATEAAHAA, from the coding sequence ATGCAGGGAGACATCGTTTCGGGCGTGCTGCTGCCGCTCATCCTGGCGTTCATCATGTTCTCGCTCGGCCTGGGGCTTACGCCGGCCGACTTCCGGCGCATCCTGGCGCAGCCGCGCGCGCTGCTGGTGGGCGTGGCCTGCCACTTCGTGCTGCTGCCGCTGGTCTGCTACCTCATGCTCACGCTGCTCGGCATGGGCGGCGTGTTCGCCGTGGGCTTCATGATCCTGGCCGCCTGCCCCACGGGCAGCACGTCGAACCTGCTGACCTACCTGGCGCGCGGCGACGTGGCGCTGGCGCTGAGCTTCACCGCCGTGGCCAGCGTGCTCACCATCTTCACGCTGCCGCTGGTCGTCACCTGGGCGCTGGGCCACTTCCTCGGCGCGGCGCGCGCCGTGGACGTGCCCGTGGGCCTGATGATGGGCCAGGTAGCGCTGGTGCTGGGCGTGCCCGTCAGCCTGGGCATGTGGGTGCGACGGCGCTTTGCCGCCTGGGCGCTGCGTTTCGAGCCGCGCGCCACGAAGGTGGCCACGGTGCTGTTCGTGCTCATCGTGGTGCTGGCCGTGGCCAAGAACTGGGCGCTGCTGGTGGACAACTTCGGCTCGCTCGCGCCCTTCGCCGTGGTGCTCAACCTCAGCATGCTCACGCTGGGCTTCGCCGTGGCCTGGGCCGCGCGGCTGTCCTACCGCCAGTCGGTCACGCTGGGTATCGAGACGGCGGTGCAGAACGCCGCGCTGGCGCTGGTGATCGCCAGCACCGTGCTCAAGGACGACGCCATGGCCATCCCCGGCGCGCTCTACGGCGTGCTGATGTACGCCGGCGGGCTGGTCTTCGCGCTGGCCATGCGGCGCTTCGGCCACGGCCGCGCCACGGAGGCCGCCCATGCTGCCTGA
- a CDS encoding L-lactate dehydrogenase yields MLPDLSYPASTEDWRRLAAKRLPRFLFDYIDGGASAERTLAANVSDLAALRLRQRVLVDMAQVDTRATLAGQPCAMPLALAPIGLAGMAARRGEAQAARAAHAAGVPFTLSTVGICALDEVAAASAPPWFQLYMLRDRGAVRALLDDAWAAGCRTLVFTVDLPLPGMRLRDIRHGMAASGARPALIRAAQVLARPGWVWNVALRGKPLRFGNLTAQVPGARDLNAFKAWVDAQFDPGVTWKDIEWLRGQWQGRLLLKGILDVEDARAAVAVGAQGIVVSNHGGRQLDSVASTASKLPAIAQAVGAQTEVLMDGGVRGGVDIFKALALGARGVLVGRPWVWALAAQGEAGVRTLLAQWQRELLLAMTLAGVTRTADIGPRHLDTDS; encoded by the coding sequence ATGCTGCCTGACCTGTCCTACCCCGCCTCCACCGAGGACTGGCGCCGCCTGGCCGCCAAGCGCCTGCCGCGCTTCCTGTTCGACTACATCGACGGCGGCGCCAGCGCCGAGCGCACGCTGGCCGCCAACGTGAGCGACCTTGCCGCCCTGCGCCTGCGCCAGCGCGTGCTGGTGGACATGGCCCAGGTGGACACCCGCGCCACCCTGGCGGGCCAGCCCTGCGCAATGCCGCTGGCGCTGGCGCCCATTGGCCTGGCCGGCATGGCCGCGCGCCGGGGCGAGGCACAGGCCGCGCGCGCCGCGCACGCGGCGGGCGTGCCGTTCACGCTCTCCACCGTGGGCATCTGCGCGCTGGATGAAGTGGCCGCCGCCAGCGCGCCGCCCTGGTTCCAGCTCTACATGCTGCGCGACCGCGGCGCCGTGCGCGCGCTGCTGGACGATGCGTGGGCCGCAGGCTGCCGCACGCTGGTCTTCACCGTCGACCTGCCGCTGCCCGGCATGCGCCTGCGCGACATCCGCCACGGCATGGCCGCCAGTGGCGCGCGCCCCGCGCTCATCCGGGCCGCGCAGGTGCTGGCGCGCCCCGGCTGGGTGTGGAACGTGGCGCTGCGCGGCAAGCCGCTGCGCTTTGGCAACCTGACCGCGCAGGTGCCCGGCGCGCGCGACCTGAACGCCTTCAAGGCCTGGGTGGACGCGCAGTTCGACCCCGGCGTGACGTGGAAGGACATCGAATGGCTGCGCGGCCAGTGGCAGGGCCGCCTGCTGCTCAAGGGCATCCTCGACGTGGAGGACGCGCGCGCCGCCGTGGCCGTGGGCGCACAGGGCATCGTCGTCTCCAACCACGGCGGGCGCCAGCTCGATTCCGTGGCCTCGACCGCTTCCAAGCTGCCCGCCATCGCCCAGGCCGTGGGCGCGCAGACCGAGGTGCTGATGGACGGCGGCGTGCGCGGCGGCGTGGACATCTTCAAGGCCCTGGCGCTGGGCGCGCGCGGCGTGCTCGTGGGCCGCCCCTGGGTCTGGGCGCTGGCCGCGCAGGGCGAGGCGGGCGTGCGCACGCTGCTGGCCCAGTGGCAGCGCGAGCTGCTGCTGGCGATGACGCTGGCGGGCGTGACGCGCACCGCCGACATCGGCCCGCGGCACCTCGACACGGATTCATAG
- a CDS encoding acetolactate synthase large subunit — MNGAQALLQTLADAGVEVCFTNPGTSEMHFVAALDTEPRMRAVLALFEGVATGAADGYARMAGKPAATLLHLGCGLGNGLANLHNARKGKVPVVNIVGDHATYHTRYDAQLQSDIETVARNVSPGFVRTAQSTAALGQDAADAIAAARGLPGQVATLILPADVSWGEGGQPCPPPQQPAPAAASDEAVQAAAQAIRSGEKTIVLLGGQALREGALRTAARIAASTGVQLLAEVFPTRMERGAGLPFVERVAYLAELAGVQLAGARHLVLVDAKPPVSFFAYPGKASDLVPEGCTVHTLSSPAQDAAASLEKLAATLGAATEPPLAPARRPERPRGPLTAPKVCKAVGHLLPENAILIDEAITSGLMLGTMTAGCPRHDLLTLTGGAIGQGLPNAVGAAIACPSRPVIALIGDGTAMYTIQALWSMAREHLHVVSVIFNNASYSVLNVELERVGAEEAGPKAKSQLDLKGPVLNFAQLAQGMGVHAVRARTAEDFCQALEHALAHPGPHLIEALVPESLAGAKRKVLPWLLKSLPSLPAPVARALKRKIAP, encoded by the coding sequence ATGAACGGCGCACAAGCCCTGCTCCAGACCCTGGCCGACGCGGGCGTGGAGGTCTGCTTCACCAACCCCGGCACGAGCGAGATGCACTTCGTTGCCGCGCTAGACACCGAGCCGCGCATGCGCGCCGTGCTGGCGCTGTTCGAGGGCGTGGCCACCGGCGCGGCCGACGGCTACGCGCGCATGGCGGGCAAGCCCGCCGCCACGCTCTTGCACCTGGGCTGCGGCCTGGGCAACGGCCTGGCCAACCTGCACAACGCGCGCAAGGGCAAGGTGCCGGTGGTCAACATCGTGGGCGACCACGCCACCTACCACACGCGCTACGACGCGCAGCTCCAGTCCGACATCGAGACCGTGGCGCGCAACGTCTCGCCCGGCTTCGTGCGCACCGCGCAAAGCACCGCCGCGCTGGGCCAGGATGCGGCCGACGCCATCGCCGCCGCGCGCGGCCTGCCGGGGCAGGTGGCCACGCTGATCCTGCCCGCCGACGTGTCCTGGGGCGAGGGTGGCCAGCCCTGCCCGCCGCCGCAGCAGCCCGCGCCCGCCGCCGCCAGCGACGAAGCCGTGCAGGCCGCCGCCCAGGCCATCCGCTCGGGCGAGAAAACCATCGTGCTGCTCGGCGGCCAGGCGCTGCGCGAAGGCGCGCTGCGCACGGCCGCCCGCATTGCCGCCAGCACCGGCGTGCAGTTGCTGGCCGAGGTCTTCCCCACCCGCATGGAGCGCGGCGCGGGCCTGCCCTTCGTCGAGCGCGTGGCCTACCTGGCCGAGCTGGCGGGCGTACAGCTCGCGGGCGCGCGGCACCTGGTGCTGGTGGATGCCAAGCCCCCCGTCTCGTTCTTCGCCTACCCCGGCAAGGCCAGCGACCTGGTGCCCGAGGGCTGCACGGTGCACACCCTGAGCAGCCCCGCGCAGGACGCGGCGGCCAGCCTGGAGAAACTCGCCGCCACGCTGGGCGCCGCCACCGAGCCGCCGCTGGCCCCCGCCCGGCGCCCGGAGCGCCCGCGCGGGCCGCTCACCGCGCCCAAGGTCTGCAAGGCCGTGGGCCACCTGCTGCCCGAGAACGCCATCCTGATCGACGAAGCCATCACCTCCGGCCTGATGCTGGGCACGATGACGGCGGGCTGCCCGCGCCACGACCTGCTGACGCTCACGGGCGGCGCCATCGGCCAGGGCCTGCCCAACGCCGTGGGCGCGGCCATCGCCTGCCCCAGCCGGCCGGTGATCGCGCTGATCGGCGACGGCACGGCCATGTACACCATCCAGGCGCTGTGGAGCATGGCGCGCGAGCACTTGCACGTGGTGTCGGTGATCTTCAACAACGCCAGCTACTCGGTGCTGAACGTGGAGCTGGAGCGCGTGGGTGCCGAAGAGGCTGGCCCCAAGGCGAAATCGCAGCTCGACCTGAAAGGGCCGGTGCTGAATTTCGCGCAACTGGCCCAGGGCATGGGCGTGCACGCGGTGCGCGCCCGCACGGCCGAGGACTTCTGCCAGGCGCTGGAACATGCGCTGGCCCACCCGGGGCCGCACCTGATCGAGGCGCTGGTGCCCGAATCGCTCGCGGGCGCCAAGCGCAAGGTGCTGCCGTGGCTGCTCAAGTCGCTGCCCAGCCTGCCTGCGCCGGTGGCGCGCGCGCTCAAGCGCAAGATCGCGCCATAA
- a CDS encoding IS110 family transposase, translating into MKVTTIGIDLAKNVFQVHGVDEHGRAVFNKPLKRNQIAAFFANLPACLIGMEACASAHHWARKLQGMGHTVRLMAPQFVKPYVKTNKSDAADAAAICEAVTRPSMRFVPVKNIEQQSVLALHRVRQGFVLARTAQANQIRGLLAEFGLVIPQGIGHIHQRVPELIEDASNELLGMFRQLMNKLLEHLKELDRQVQELEAQIVAWHRQSDLSRRLEQIPGIGPVTACALVASLGDARHFKDGRQVAAWLGLVPRQHSSGGKQNLLGISKRGDTYLRTLLIHGARSVIYHTQNKASDSAQCRWVNGVLQRRNKNVAAVALANKNARIVWALLAHDRSYESGYTRQAA; encoded by the coding sequence ATGAAGGTTACAACCATTGGCATCGATCTGGCCAAGAATGTGTTTCAAGTCCACGGCGTTGATGAACACGGTCGGGCAGTGTTCAACAAGCCGCTCAAGCGCAACCAGATAGCGGCATTCTTTGCCAACCTACCCGCCTGTCTGATCGGCATGGAAGCTTGCGCCAGCGCCCATCACTGGGCACGCAAGCTCCAGGGCATGGGCCACACCGTGCGCCTGATGGCCCCGCAGTTCGTCAAGCCCTACGTCAAGACCAACAAGAGTGATGCCGCCGATGCTGCTGCCATCTGCGAAGCTGTTACCCGCCCGAGCATGCGTTTCGTGCCCGTCAAGAACATCGAGCAGCAAAGCGTACTGGCCCTGCACCGGGTGCGACAGGGGTTTGTCCTGGCCCGCACCGCGCAAGCCAATCAAATCCGGGGCCTGCTCGCCGAGTTTGGGCTGGTCATTCCACAGGGCATCGGCCACATCCACCAGCGGGTGCCAGAGCTCATCGAGGATGCTTCCAATGAACTGCTCGGCATGTTCCGCCAGCTCATGAACAAGCTGCTGGAGCACCTCAAGGAGCTTGACCGCCAGGTTCAGGAACTGGAAGCGCAAATCGTCGCCTGGCACCGCCAAAGCGATTTGAGCCGCAGGCTCGAACAGATACCCGGCATTGGCCCCGTGACGGCTTGCGCATTGGTCGCTTCGTTGGGCGATGCCAGGCACTTCAAGGATGGTCGACAAGTGGCTGCCTGGCTGGGCCTTGTGCCACGCCAGCACTCCAGCGGGGGCAAGCAAAACTTGCTGGGCATCAGCAAGCGGGGCGACACCTATTTGCGAACCTTGCTGATTCACGGTGCACGCTCGGTGATCTACCACACGCAGAACAAAGCATCCGACAGTGCGCAATGCCGCTGGGTCAATGGCGTGCTACAGCGGCGCAACAAGAACGTGGCAGCGGTGGCGCTGGCCAACAAGAATGCACGCATCGTGTGGGCCTTGCTCGCGCATGACAGAAGTTACGAGTCAGGCTACACACGGCAAGCAGCCTGA